One Cryptosporidium parvum Iowa II chromosome 1, whole genome shotgun sequence genomic window, TTCATTTAAAGGTTTAATgacaaataaaattaacGAGAATTTTTTACAAGTGAAAGATTCAGAAAAGAAGagtgaaaatattgaactACTAAGTGAAATGCTAAATGCAGCAAATAAAGCGAAACAAATAGTAAATTCTCTTAGaaaatcttgaattaaGTTTAAAATTCTAGGATGAATTAGaaattcaaacaaaaattttgTGGTTTATATATAAAGGAAAGGGTTTTAGTATAAAACTAGAACTACCTTTTACTTTCTGTAGTTTATCTCCTTTATTCAGgttatattaaaatttttgcATGTTTAATTGCATTATTTGGCGCTAAtgtaattttatttgaCACGAAACTTAGGTCTCTAAAAacttaatttaaataactcTCGATTTCATTCAATAGATGAACAATTATGCCCAAATATTAACCAATTTATAATACAAACTTAGTGGAATAAGATGCCTTTATCAAACTACCATAATgaaagtattaaaaatatttggttTGGAAATTATTCTCGAAAAAATGGGCCTAgtctaataaaaaaaatcaatattaataaaaacaCAATTTCATTCATTAAAACGGTAtctcaattattaattattgatataatttttattatatctAATATCTATATTAACAGATACATGCTTTCTTTTAAAAGCATTTTTATGTTGGcaattaatattccaataatatatttatctttGTTTATTTCACAaagattaaatatttgttcCTCTGAATTTGTATCGAAtctggaaaaaaaattaaattttaatacgCTCGAGTCTGGGATTTCAAGTAACAAATTATTGAGTCTTGAGATTCAATGCTTAAATTCCCTTCGCTTAATAGAAAATGGTTTGATTTCTATTGTTCACTTAATACTTTATCCTGTCAGATTTGGTTTCTTTGgctatattttttttaatagcaACTGGAAtacttttttatttgtgaATAAAGTTATagaattattcatttttactacaatttttgaatgtttgagaattaaattattaattattcctGAACAAAAATCACTTATTATGAACATTAGTGATTATTTTGATAGCTTGAAGACGCTATTACTATTAAGTAACCATAGAGAAGTTTTCATAAATACACAAAAAATCATTGACTTTACAAAAGGATTATTAAGTTATATACttgtaatatttcaaagtaTTTGCACGATGTACCTTGTTTTTAAAATAGTGCATTTTTTCAATGAAAAGTCACATGAATTTGGCTTATCACAAATctatatattcaattattgGTTTGCAATCTATTTACTTTATTCAACAAGATACATTAATTCATGTATccatttcattattaattatcgTTATTTTGTTACTCTTTTTCAATTACCCAGTGATACTGGATTAAATTATAGCTTTATACCACAAAAGATAAGTTATTTCGATAAAAATCATCAAGAATCCgataaaaatcaaatttcaGAGCCTTTAATTGATTTCAAAGATTCAGgtaatgaatttaaaataaaaaataattacgATACTcttaacaaaaaatattcattaatttacAATATTCACGATAGTCTGGATAACAGattccaaaaaaattattccatttcaaaaaaagtttCTGATACAATTAATGTTATATCCAATGGAACCAACATTGGTAATGATAATTATGATACCTTAGAAAATGATcatgaatttaattttcaaatttcaaataatttgtttaattcaacaattattacttataaaaatttatcaatctctgagaataaatttaaaaaacaaattcaCAATTCAAGCAATAAATTTAagtttttgtttaatttatttgaaaaaaaaatgggaCAAACTAATTATTGTTTAAGCGATCATTGCAATAATCATATGGAAATTACTGACAAGGAATTAATGGAACATAGATTTTatctaaataatataaatttatcaattaaaatgaatgaagtaattattatatttggGTCTGATGATAAAagtaaagaattattaacGAAATTTGTTTCTGGATTTCCTGGAATTCAGAGTAATGAACAACTCAAATCTCATTCGACAAATCTTCTCAATTACGatgtttttttaatgaatagAAAAATGCTTGAATTTGtctcaaatttttttgaatatcaAAATTCAGAATTTATAATAGACCCATTCGATTTCATATTATCTGGAAAACCATTTAACAAACATATTTTTGAGTTGATATATGACTCATTTTTATCTCAATATTTTACGAAGATTGAACCTTCGCATGTGAATTCTGAgacaattaaaaattatatttatccAAAAGTTGAAAGTATTCAACAATTTGTCGAggcaaaaatatttttacaACTTTCTCAGTTCTTTTATAACATTTTGACTACGCTTGATAATTATTCATTCGCAATTGTGATTATTGATggtatttttgaattattacttCCAGAAACTTACATTAAACTAGTTGAAAAGATATTACcgaataattcaatattttcagagtttaatatttcttttattattacaacGAATAGTGATTTATTCCCATATTTATCTTATttatatcaaaataattcatatGTCAAGTTGGCAGTGATTAATACGGGAGGACTATATTTTACCAAAGATAATTACTTGAAAGTggaaattaaaaacaaatttgttgaaaatTTGCCGTCAATAGATAATacaataaatgaaatttttaatattaaattaaagaataacaATACTTACCCTTGTTCAACAAGTATTTCTTCTATCAGCAgattattctttaaaagaTTTGAAACTAggaatttttattcaagcaaatatttgatctatgttttttttattgcaCTATTTTCATTTACTGTAAAATTGACGATATTTTCTTGCCAGCACCTGACGAAGAATCACAAAAATGTTAACAATATTTACGActtttttgtatttgaaaCTCTATCTTTTTACCCTCTATACTCGCTAGTTATAACTTCAAGAAATTCTTATTCAAATGGTTTATCAAGCATACTAATAGGATACGGAGTAATTTCATCGCTTATGCTTAATAGTTATAATGCTTTTTTTTCAGAATCAAACTTCTTGAAAAATAACGAAGTCGTTTTCAATGAAGGAGAAGTTGATAATTTTGAGGAAATTCCGGAATTTTTGAGAGATATACCAGAAAAACATTACAGTTCCTCAcattttattcaatttaacggaaaacaaatattaaggACAGAATCATTGTTTTACAAGGATCATTTTCTTAGCTCAAAGACAATAAATATACCTGGAATCAAGCCTAAAGGATTTAATAGTGCTCTAATTTCGTccaagaaaataagaaatatcTTAATATGgaaatcaaaaaaagaatctaatattaaattgttACAAAAATATGAACAATTTACCATGGAAAAAAAtcataaatttaaatttaacaaaaatacAATCTTgatattaacaatattcttttttataaatattgtttcaaaggcattaataaatatattaatttttggattTTCGTTAATTAACATTAATTCAATGAGTTATTATAATTGTTTTCatgaatttttgaaaattattttgtcTTCAGATGATCCTATTTCAgttattaatgatattgagataagaaaaaatagatattgtttatatcttttcaaagaaatatattgcAAAAGAAGTAAAGTTACAATCCATTATCTAACTTTAATTCACTTTCTCAATTTATTACTcttttttggaatttcaAACAACTTGCATTATACCGTTGGAATtagaatattaatgaacAAGAATCTGCttattattacaatattgtttccaattttatataatattattaatttttcaaactttaatattaacaaaaccaaatattcaaatcttGGGTGCAATtcatttgattattattattacttg contains:
- a CDS encoding integral membrane protein with 12 or more transmembrane domains, whose amino-acid sequence is MPLSNYHNESIKNIWFGNYSRKNGPSLIKKININKNTISFIKTVSQLLIIDIIFIISNIYINRYMLSFKSIFMLAINIPIIYLSLFISQRLNICSSEFVSNLEKKLNFNTLESGISSNKLLSLEIQCLNSLRLIENGLISIVHLILYPVRFGFFGYIFFNSNWNTFLFVNKVIELFIFTTIFECLRIKLLIIPEQKSLIMNISDYFDSLKTLLLLSNHREVFINTQKIIDFTKGLLSYILVIFQSICTMYLVFKIVHFFNEKSHEFGLSQIYIFNYWFAIYLLYSTRYINSCIHFIINYRYFVTLFQLPSDTGLNYSFIPQKISYFDKNHQESDKNQISEPLIDFKDSGNEFKIKNNYDTLNKKYSLIYNIHDSLDNRFQKNYSISKKVSDTINVISNGTNIGNDNYDTLENDHEFNFQISNNLFNSTIITYKNLSISENKFKKQIHNSSNKFKFLFNLFEKKMGQTNYCLSDHCNNHMEITDKELMEHRFYLNNINLSIKMNEVIIIFGSDDKSKELLTKFVSGFPGIQSNEQLKSHSTNLLNYDVFLMNRKMLEFVSNFFEYQNSEFIIDPFDFILSGKPFNKHIFELIYDSFLSQYFTKIEPSHVNSETIKNYIYPKVESIQQFVEAKIFLQLSQFFYNILTTLDNYSFAIVIIDGIFELLLPETYIKLVEKILPNNSIFSEFNISFIITTNSDLFPYLSYLYQNNSYVKLAVINTGGLYFTKDNYLKVEIKNKFVENLPSIDNTINEIFNIKLKNNNTYPCSTSISSISRLFFKRFETRNFYSSKYLIYVFFIALFSFTVKLTIFSCQHLTKNHKNVNNIYDFFVFETLSFYPLYSLVITSRNSYSNGLSSILIGYGVISSLMLNSYNAFFSESNFLKNNEVVFNEGEVDNFEEIPEFLRDIPEKHYSSSHFIQFNGKQILRTESLFYKDHFLSSKTINIPGIKPKGFNSALISSKKIRNILIWKSKKESNIKLLQKYEQFTMEKNHKFKFNKNTILILTIFFFINIVSKALINILIFGFSLININSMSYYNCFHEFLKIILSSDDPISVINDIEIRKNRYCLYLFKEIYCKRSKVTIHYLTLIHFLNLLLFFGISNNLHYTVGIRILMNKNLLIITILFPILYNIINFSNFNINKTKYSNLGCNSFDYYYYLNKSNSLPWFKRQIFKLLKLKQENLKEFSSFKVNLLLNSFILSIVVSFLYFLFNYKKNENNQQLKIDLITLLPIIFFLIQSIHFHITQRSKTNTFHKLNLYSYIRWLKTSLQKAYYFPIYINKSASSTSPKTNTSFSSNKRNSTLYEDGYELSTPISGDSLKVDPIISISSTKVHLSSNIVLILINPLLFLDNSLTFGYGKSPIFPIKQLKTVKINNFDRIAVISNHNLISSYWTINMVLDPKGMYTNDNKSLLHTLKSLDIFPNVLDNFDQNVILNMPIREYLEFFNSQVVDSELSVTGDIKITNFERDIRSQDLNKLEQHLSKAEENLRDTIYIKKLLLFGHFALYSMYYRELILHLDYNMDLNVWISLVKQFFDNEESSINNIIIISTETDLPNIIETETRLYNEGK